The Terriglobales bacterium genomic sequence TCGCGCAGGTCCTGCACGTTGACGTCCTCGTCCACCACGATGATGACTTTGGTGAACATGGCCTGGCCCAGCGACCAGATGGCGTTCATCACCTTGCGCGCCTGCCCCGGGTACGACTTGCGGATGGAGACCAGCATCAGGTTGTGGAAGATGCCTTCGAGCGGGAGGTTCACGTCCACCAGCTCGGGGATGGTCACGCGCATCAGCGGCAGGAAGATGCGCTCCACCGCCTTGCCCATCCAGCCGTCCTCCATGGGTGGCTTGCCTACGATGGTGGTGGAGTAGATGGGATTCTTGCGGTGCGTCACACAGGTGACGTGGAAGACCGGGTACTGGTCCTCGAGCGAGTAGAAGCCGGTGTGGTCGCCGAAGGGGCCCTCGGTGCGCAGCTCGTCGAGCTGCACGTAGCCTTCGAGGACGATCTCGGCGGTGGCCGGGACTTCGAGGTCCACGGCCTGGCACTTCACCAGCTCGACCGGCTGCTGCCTGAGGAAGCCGGCGATGAGGAACTCTTCGACGTCCGGCGGCGCGGGGACGATGGAGCAGAAGGTCAGCGCCGGGTCGGTGCCGATGGCGACGGCGACTTCCATCTTGCCGGAGGGCTGGCCGGCGGGCGCAAGCACCGAGCCGCCAGATGTGCGGGCCATTACGTCCACTGCCGCCGAGGGAGAAGCCTGTGTGGAAGCGGGCGACTCGCCCGCGCTCGCCGCCCTCCGCAGCATCTCCCGATAATGCTCCGCCCCCACCTTCTGACGCTGCCAGTGCATCCCGGCGGTGCGCTCGTCATACACCTGCATGCGATAGCACCCGACGTTGCGCTTGCCGGTGCGCGGGTCGCGGGTGATGACGCAGGGCAGGGTAATGAAGCGTCCGCCGTCTTTCGGCCAGCACTGGAGAACAGGGAAGTCGAGCAGAGAGAAGCCGTCCCTCTTGATGACTTCCTTGCAGGGGCCGGTGGCCACAGTCTTGGGGAAGAACTTTCCCATGTCGGCGAGCATGGGCAGCATCTTGATTTTTTCCAGCAGGCCTTCTGGCGACTTCACGTCGAGGAACTGATGGATGCGCTGGGCGACCTCATCCAGCGACTCGACGCCCAGCGCCAGGTTCATGCGCCGCGCTGAGCCGAATTGATTGATGAGCACCTGCGAGCCGGGATAACCCTTCACGTTCTCGAACAGCAGAGCCCGTCCTCCGCCGGGGCTTTTCGAGACCCGGTCGGTAATCTCGGTGATCTCCAGGATAGGGTCCACCTCGGCCTTCACGCGCTTCAACTCTCCCGCGCTGTCCAGGGCGGTGATCCATTCGCGAAGGTCGTTGTAGGCCAAAGGGTTCTCCGGTGCGACCGAAGATTATATAGGCCGGGGGGATTCCGGGCCGCTTGGCGAGGCTCGGCGTGGCGATGTTATGCTAATCGGAACGACCGCGAGCGGGAGTAGTTCAGCGGTAGAACGCCAGCTTCCCAAGCTGGATGTCGCGGGTTCGATCCCCGTCTCCCGCTCCACTCGCCATGTTTTTGGGGGGTTGCATCCCTGCAGCAGCAATGGTAACTTCTAACCTGCATCAGGGAGCGACCCCGCAGAGCGGGGTCCGGCAACCTGGCTTGAGACTGCCAAGGTGCCTAGAGCGCGCAACCGCTCGATGTGCGGGGAGACCCGAAACCCAAGTCTCGCGGAAGAACAAGCCGCCCTGATGCCGGGCGGCGATTTTGTTTTTGGGCTGTTTGTTGCATGTCGCTGATTGCTGAAGGTGATTGCTGAAGACTAATGGCTGACTTCCTCCAAACCGTGCGCGAGCGCGTGGTGATCTACGACGGCGCCATGGGCACCTCCATCCAGGTGCGCCAGACCACGCCGGACGACTTCTGGGGCTGCGAGGGATGCAACGAGGTGCTGGCGCTGAGCC encodes the following:
- a CDS encoding UbiD family decarboxylase; amino-acid sequence: MAYNDLREWITALDSAGELKRVKAEVDPILEITEITDRVSKSPGGGRALLFENVKGYPGSQVLINQFGSARRMNLALGVESLDEVAQRIHQFLDVKSPEGLLEKIKMLPMLADMGKFFPKTVATGPCKEVIKRDGFSLLDFPVLQCWPKDGGRFITLPCVITRDPRTGKRNVGCYRMQVYDERTAGMHWQRQKVGAEHYREMLRRAASAGESPASTQASPSAAVDVMARTSGGSVLAPAGQPSGKMEVAVAIGTDPALTFCSIVPAPPDVEEFLIAGFLRQQPVELVKCQAVDLEVPATAEIVLEGYVQLDELRTEGPFGDHTGFYSLEDQYPVFHVTCVTHRKNPIYSTTIVGKPPMEDGWMGKAVERIFLPLMRVTIPELVDVNLPLEGIFHNLMLVSIRKSYPGQARKVMNAIWSLGQAMFTKVIIVVDEDVNVQDLREVTLKALNHIDPERDIQFTLGPVDSLDHASRLPDYGSKMGVDATRKWRAEGFTRPWPDEIRMDEKTKAAVDKKWKDLGIE